A stretch of Apis cerana isolate GH-2021 linkage group LG1, AcerK_1.0, whole genome shotgun sequence DNA encodes these proteins:
- the LOC108001573 gene encoding relaxin receptor 1 isoform X2, producing MRYKYIGTIGAFLIATTCLLSGLMYYFSQDTCPMGTFLCQNTTICLPQKNWCDQEIQCPYGDDEQNCYDYHGVLDWFGSDRDSKAVKEFVCDATDVPVGCKYVMCRATCQGYSEIPRNLSSQTTSITLYDSSIERVSAGAFAQYSEIRILYLDDSNIRELEKGAFANLTKLFWLAVDNNEISEFLPGHFTGLIKLESLKANKNRLTMADFSDFKGSVYLKLINLNENQLTSKGLWLSELPMLNEIFLDENNFESIPLFAGCPSLKSLMQRNKIKGIEEDTFQNLEQLVELNLAFNEITTLPLNVFQPLKNLTSLQLGYNHLHNLPITVLSPLTRLRSLDLEGINLDSLEKNTFNVFNMLDFIYFKKFHYCAMYTPNVKRCRPTSDGVSSLSHLLDKTLLRAAVWIISGVTCVGNVLVLWGRFTAKDENRVLTIIIRNLAVSDMLMGLYLFIVALADIIFRNNYYQTASSWMSSWFCTFLGILAMTSLEVSVLILSFMSMERYVLIAAPLKGHRTMTPQTASTSVIIIWIIGITLALAPVIIWRSSTRFYGVNGMCFPLHIDDPFLIGWEYSAFIFLGINLMGLITIGFAYFGMFLSIWKTRHACSLSVGDSEFALRFFLIVLTDAACWAPIIVLKIRALLKYPIPADLHAWVVIFILPVNSAVNPLLYTFTTPKFREKLHDEWFRKMHNCVTRKSSQDSRVSTTINKKNITLCLNNGINNYDNKIPSLFQFNKEKIVSVKCDHVL from the exons ATGAGGTACAAATATATCGGTACGATAGGCGCGTTCCTGATCGCGACCACGTGCCTTTTGTCGGGGTTGATGTATTATTTCAGCCAAG ATACTTGTCCAATGGGAACGTTCCTTTGTCAGAACACCACCATATGCCTACCCCAGAAAAATTGGTGCGACCAAGAAATCCAATGCCCATACGGAGATGACGAGCAAAATTGCT ATGATTATCACGGAGTATTGGACTGGTTTGGCAGTGACAGAGATTCCAAAGCTGTGAAGGAGTTCGTTTGTG ATGCCACCGACGTTCCTGTCGGTTGTAAGTACGTGATGTGCCGTGCAACGTGTCAAGGATACTCGGAAATTCCACGAAACTTATCTTCTCAAACTACTTCCat AACTTTGTACGATAGCTCGATTGAACGCGTCTCAGCGGGTGCTTTCGCACAATATTCCGAGATTCGTATACT GTATCTCGATGACAGTAATATACGTGAGCTAGAGAAAGGAGCTTTCGCCAATTTAACCAAATTGTTCTGGCT AGCTGTGGACAATAACGAGATTAGTGAATTTCTCCCTGGACATTTTACCGGTTTGATTAAATTGGAATCTTTGAAGGCCAATAAGAATCGACTCACTATGGCAGATTTCTCAGACTTCAAAGGAAGCGTTTATTTGAAACTGat AAATCTGAACGAAAATCAATTGACTTCGAAAGGATTGTGGTTGTCGGAATTACCAATGCTTAACGAGAT attcttggatgaaaataatttcgaatcaaTTCCTTTATTCGCTGGATGTCCCTCGTTAAAATCCCT TATGCAAAGGAACAAGATAAAGGGGATCGAGGAGGACACGTTTCAAAATTTGGAGCAGCTGGTCGAACT TAATTTGGCGTTCAACGAAATAACGACCCTCCCGCTCAATGTATTCCAACCGTTAAAAAATCTGACGAGCCT ACAATTAGGTTATAatcatttacataatttaccGATTACCGTTTTGAGCCCGTTGACGAGACTTCGCTCTCT GGACTTGGAGGGTATAAATTTGGattcgttggaaaaaaatacGTTCAACGTGTTCAACATGTTGGACTTCAT ATACTTCAAGAAGTTTCATTATTGTGCGATGTATACACCTAACGTAAAACGTTGTCGACCCACCAGCGATG GCGTATCGTCGTTATCTCACTTGCTCGATAAAACTTTGTTACGAGCAGCAGTATGGATAATTTCTGGTGTCACCTGTGTGGGCAATGTGCTTGTATTATGGGGAAGATTCACGGCCAAAGACGAGAACCGCGTATTAACTatcattattcgaaatttagcag TCTCTGATATGTTGATGGGATTGTACCTATTCATAGTCGCTCTTGCGGACATAATATTCCGCAATAATTACTACCAAACTGCCAGCTCATGGATGTCCTCCTGGTTTTGCACTTTCTTAGGAATTTTGGCAATGACGTCTTTAGAG GTTTCTGTATTGATCCTGTCGTTCATGTCTATGGAACGATACGTGCTAATCGCGGCACCTCTGAAAGGTCACCGTACCATGACACCCCAGACAGCATCTACATCGGTGATCATCATTTGGATCATAGGAATTACACTCGCCCTCGCGCCAG TGATCATCTGGCGAAGCAGCACGAGATTTTACGGAGTGAATGGAATGTGCTTCCCTCTGCACATCGACGATCCATTCCTAATCGGATGGGAATATTCGGCCTTCATCTTTCTAGGAATAAATCTTATGGG GCTGATCACGATCGGTTTCGCTTACTTCGGTATGTTCTTGAGCATTTGGAAAACGAGACACGCCTGTTCCTTGTCTGTCGGCGATTCTGAATTCGCCTTGCGATTTTTTCTCATCGTTTTAACGGACGCGGCCTGTTGGGCACCGATCATCGTTCTGAAGATTAGAGCTTTGTTGAAGTATCCCATTCcag CCGATCTTCACGCATGGgtggtaatttttatattacccGTGAATAGTGCGGTTAACCCGTTGTTATACACGTTTACCACTCCGAAGTTTCGAGAGAAATTGCACGATGAATGGTTTAGAAAAATGCATAATTGCGTGACACGAAAATCCTCCCAAG attcgcGGGTATCCACGACGATAAACAAGAAGAATATAACGTTGTGTTTGAACaatggaattaataattacgacaataaaattccatcgttgtttcaatttaataaggaGAAAATTGTGTCTGTGAAATGCGATCACGTTTTATga
- the LOC108001573 gene encoding relaxin receptor 1 isoform X1 yields the protein MRYKYIGTIGAFLIATTCLLSGLMYYFSQDTCPMGTFLCQNTTICLPQKNWCDQEIQCPYGDDEQNCYDYHGVLDWFGSDRDSKAVKEFVCDATDVPVGCKYVMCRATCQGYSEIPRNLSSQTTSITLYDSSIERVSAGAFAQYSEIRILYLDDSNIRELEKGAFANLTKLFWLAVDNNEISEFLPGHFTGLIKLESLKANKNRLTMADFSDFKGSVYLKLINLNENQLTSKGLWLSELPMLNEIFLDENNFESIPLFAGCPSLKSLSMQRNKIKGIEEDTFQNLEQLVELNLAFNEITTLPLNVFQPLKNLTSLQLGYNHLHNLPITVLSPLTRLRSLDLEGINLDSLEKNTFNVFNMLDFIYFKKFHYCAMYTPNVKRCRPTSDGVSSLSHLLDKTLLRAAVWIISGVTCVGNVLVLWGRFTAKDENRVLTIIIRNLAVSDMLMGLYLFIVALADIIFRNNYYQTASSWMSSWFCTFLGILAMTSLEVSVLILSFMSMERYVLIAAPLKGHRTMTPQTASTSVIIIWIIGITLALAPVIIWRSSTRFYGVNGMCFPLHIDDPFLIGWEYSAFIFLGINLMGLITIGFAYFGMFLSIWKTRHACSLSVGDSEFALRFFLIVLTDAACWAPIIVLKIRALLKYPIPADLHAWVVIFILPVNSAVNPLLYTFTTPKFREKLHDEWFRKMHNCVTRKSSQDSRVSTTINKKNITLCLNNGINNYDNKIPSLFQFNKEKIVSVKCDHVL from the exons ATGAGGTACAAATATATCGGTACGATAGGCGCGTTCCTGATCGCGACCACGTGCCTTTTGTCGGGGTTGATGTATTATTTCAGCCAAG ATACTTGTCCAATGGGAACGTTCCTTTGTCAGAACACCACCATATGCCTACCCCAGAAAAATTGGTGCGACCAAGAAATCCAATGCCCATACGGAGATGACGAGCAAAATTGCT ATGATTATCACGGAGTATTGGACTGGTTTGGCAGTGACAGAGATTCCAAAGCTGTGAAGGAGTTCGTTTGTG ATGCCACCGACGTTCCTGTCGGTTGTAAGTACGTGATGTGCCGTGCAACGTGTCAAGGATACTCGGAAATTCCACGAAACTTATCTTCTCAAACTACTTCCat AACTTTGTACGATAGCTCGATTGAACGCGTCTCAGCGGGTGCTTTCGCACAATATTCCGAGATTCGTATACT GTATCTCGATGACAGTAATATACGTGAGCTAGAGAAAGGAGCTTTCGCCAATTTAACCAAATTGTTCTGGCT AGCTGTGGACAATAACGAGATTAGTGAATTTCTCCCTGGACATTTTACCGGTTTGATTAAATTGGAATCTTTGAAGGCCAATAAGAATCGACTCACTATGGCAGATTTCTCAGACTTCAAAGGAAGCGTTTATTTGAAACTGat AAATCTGAACGAAAATCAATTGACTTCGAAAGGATTGTGGTTGTCGGAATTACCAATGCTTAACGAGAT attcttggatgaaaataatttcgaatcaaTTCCTTTATTCGCTGGATGTCCCTCGTTAAAATCCCT AAGTATGCAAAGGAACAAGATAAAGGGGATCGAGGAGGACACGTTTCAAAATTTGGAGCAGCTGGTCGAACT TAATTTGGCGTTCAACGAAATAACGACCCTCCCGCTCAATGTATTCCAACCGTTAAAAAATCTGACGAGCCT ACAATTAGGTTATAatcatttacataatttaccGATTACCGTTTTGAGCCCGTTGACGAGACTTCGCTCTCT GGACTTGGAGGGTATAAATTTGGattcgttggaaaaaaatacGTTCAACGTGTTCAACATGTTGGACTTCAT ATACTTCAAGAAGTTTCATTATTGTGCGATGTATACACCTAACGTAAAACGTTGTCGACCCACCAGCGATG GCGTATCGTCGTTATCTCACTTGCTCGATAAAACTTTGTTACGAGCAGCAGTATGGATAATTTCTGGTGTCACCTGTGTGGGCAATGTGCTTGTATTATGGGGAAGATTCACGGCCAAAGACGAGAACCGCGTATTAACTatcattattcgaaatttagcag TCTCTGATATGTTGATGGGATTGTACCTATTCATAGTCGCTCTTGCGGACATAATATTCCGCAATAATTACTACCAAACTGCCAGCTCATGGATGTCCTCCTGGTTTTGCACTTTCTTAGGAATTTTGGCAATGACGTCTTTAGAG GTTTCTGTATTGATCCTGTCGTTCATGTCTATGGAACGATACGTGCTAATCGCGGCACCTCTGAAAGGTCACCGTACCATGACACCCCAGACAGCATCTACATCGGTGATCATCATTTGGATCATAGGAATTACACTCGCCCTCGCGCCAG TGATCATCTGGCGAAGCAGCACGAGATTTTACGGAGTGAATGGAATGTGCTTCCCTCTGCACATCGACGATCCATTCCTAATCGGATGGGAATATTCGGCCTTCATCTTTCTAGGAATAAATCTTATGGG GCTGATCACGATCGGTTTCGCTTACTTCGGTATGTTCTTGAGCATTTGGAAAACGAGACACGCCTGTTCCTTGTCTGTCGGCGATTCTGAATTCGCCTTGCGATTTTTTCTCATCGTTTTAACGGACGCGGCCTGTTGGGCACCGATCATCGTTCTGAAGATTAGAGCTTTGTTGAAGTATCCCATTCcag CCGATCTTCACGCATGGgtggtaatttttatattacccGTGAATAGTGCGGTTAACCCGTTGTTATACACGTTTACCACTCCGAAGTTTCGAGAGAAATTGCACGATGAATGGTTTAGAAAAATGCATAATTGCGTGACACGAAAATCCTCCCAAG attcgcGGGTATCCACGACGATAAACAAGAAGAATATAACGTTGTGTTTGAACaatggaattaataattacgacaataaaattccatcgttgtttcaatttaataaggaGAAAATTGTGTCTGTGAAATGCGATCACGTTTTATga
- the LOC108001573 gene encoding relaxin receptor 1 isoform X3 yields MCRATCQGYSEIPRNLSSQTTSITLYDSSIERVSAGAFAQYSEIRILYLDDSNIRELEKGAFANLTKLFWLAVDNNEISEFLPGHFTGLIKLESLKANKNRLTMADFSDFKGSVYLKLINLNENQLTSKGLWLSELPMLNEIFLDENNFESIPLFAGCPSLKSLSMQRNKIKGIEEDTFQNLEQLVELNLAFNEITTLPLNVFQPLKNLTSLQLGYNHLHNLPITVLSPLTRLRSLDLEGINLDSLEKNTFNVFNMLDFIYFKKFHYCAMYTPNVKRCRPTSDGVSSLSHLLDKTLLRAAVWIISGVTCVGNVLVLWGRFTAKDENRVLTIIIRNLAVSDMLMGLYLFIVALADIIFRNNYYQTASSWMSSWFCTFLGILAMTSLEVSVLILSFMSMERYVLIAAPLKGHRTMTPQTASTSVIIIWIIGITLALAPVIIWRSSTRFYGVNGMCFPLHIDDPFLIGWEYSAFIFLGINLMGLITIGFAYFGMFLSIWKTRHACSLSVGDSEFALRFFLIVLTDAACWAPIIVLKIRALLKYPIPADLHAWVVIFILPVNSAVNPLLYTFTTPKFREKLHDEWFRKMHNCVTRKSSQDSRVSTTINKKNITLCLNNGINNYDNKIPSLFQFNKEKIVSVKCDHVL; encoded by the exons ATGTGCCGTGCAACGTGTCAAGGATACTCGGAAATTCCACGAAACTTATCTTCTCAAACTACTTCCat AACTTTGTACGATAGCTCGATTGAACGCGTCTCAGCGGGTGCTTTCGCACAATATTCCGAGATTCGTATACT GTATCTCGATGACAGTAATATACGTGAGCTAGAGAAAGGAGCTTTCGCCAATTTAACCAAATTGTTCTGGCT AGCTGTGGACAATAACGAGATTAGTGAATTTCTCCCTGGACATTTTACCGGTTTGATTAAATTGGAATCTTTGAAGGCCAATAAGAATCGACTCACTATGGCAGATTTCTCAGACTTCAAAGGAAGCGTTTATTTGAAACTGat AAATCTGAACGAAAATCAATTGACTTCGAAAGGATTGTGGTTGTCGGAATTACCAATGCTTAACGAGAT attcttggatgaaaataatttcgaatcaaTTCCTTTATTCGCTGGATGTCCCTCGTTAAAATCCCT AAGTATGCAAAGGAACAAGATAAAGGGGATCGAGGAGGACACGTTTCAAAATTTGGAGCAGCTGGTCGAACT TAATTTGGCGTTCAACGAAATAACGACCCTCCCGCTCAATGTATTCCAACCGTTAAAAAATCTGACGAGCCT ACAATTAGGTTATAatcatttacataatttaccGATTACCGTTTTGAGCCCGTTGACGAGACTTCGCTCTCT GGACTTGGAGGGTATAAATTTGGattcgttggaaaaaaatacGTTCAACGTGTTCAACATGTTGGACTTCAT ATACTTCAAGAAGTTTCATTATTGTGCGATGTATACACCTAACGTAAAACGTTGTCGACCCACCAGCGATG GCGTATCGTCGTTATCTCACTTGCTCGATAAAACTTTGTTACGAGCAGCAGTATGGATAATTTCTGGTGTCACCTGTGTGGGCAATGTGCTTGTATTATGGGGAAGATTCACGGCCAAAGACGAGAACCGCGTATTAACTatcattattcgaaatttagcag TCTCTGATATGTTGATGGGATTGTACCTATTCATAGTCGCTCTTGCGGACATAATATTCCGCAATAATTACTACCAAACTGCCAGCTCATGGATGTCCTCCTGGTTTTGCACTTTCTTAGGAATTTTGGCAATGACGTCTTTAGAG GTTTCTGTATTGATCCTGTCGTTCATGTCTATGGAACGATACGTGCTAATCGCGGCACCTCTGAAAGGTCACCGTACCATGACACCCCAGACAGCATCTACATCGGTGATCATCATTTGGATCATAGGAATTACACTCGCCCTCGCGCCAG TGATCATCTGGCGAAGCAGCACGAGATTTTACGGAGTGAATGGAATGTGCTTCCCTCTGCACATCGACGATCCATTCCTAATCGGATGGGAATATTCGGCCTTCATCTTTCTAGGAATAAATCTTATGGG GCTGATCACGATCGGTTTCGCTTACTTCGGTATGTTCTTGAGCATTTGGAAAACGAGACACGCCTGTTCCTTGTCTGTCGGCGATTCTGAATTCGCCTTGCGATTTTTTCTCATCGTTTTAACGGACGCGGCCTGTTGGGCACCGATCATCGTTCTGAAGATTAGAGCTTTGTTGAAGTATCCCATTCcag CCGATCTTCACGCATGGgtggtaatttttatattacccGTGAATAGTGCGGTTAACCCGTTGTTATACACGTTTACCACTCCGAAGTTTCGAGAGAAATTGCACGATGAATGGTTTAGAAAAATGCATAATTGCGTGACACGAAAATCCTCCCAAG attcgcGGGTATCCACGACGATAAACAAGAAGAATATAACGTTGTGTTTGAACaatggaattaataattacgacaataaaattccatcgttgtttcaatttaataaggaGAAAATTGTGTCTGTGAAATGCGATCACGTTTTATga